GAATTATCAGATGGTCGTACAGGTAGGTTTGATGTCAAACCTTATTTGAACAAGGGAGTATTTGTTGAATTAAAGAATATAGATTACTTTAAACAGGTAAAGCCTTTATTTTGTGGTATTACATGGCCGAATGAACAGGATTTAAGTGCTGACACTATCGCTTGTGAATTAATTGATAAGCGATGATGATTTCCCAAAATTTAGCATATAACATAATTAAATCTCTATATTATTAGCTCCGTTAACAAATAATTGTTTAGATCATCTCTCCACACATCTCTTCTTTATCCCAAATAAATAATATCAATCATTTACTTATGAATATCATGATCCACAGCTTCAAATCTTGCTTCCATAAATATCTCTGAAACTGATGGATGTGCATGAACTGTCTTAGCTAAATCATATGAAGTTCCTTCTATCTGCATAAGAGCTGCTGCTTCGCTGGTGATAGTATAAGTTTTTTCTATCTAAATAAGGTTGTAAGTTCTACGATGCTAGAGTTACTATTTTTCCCTGTAAATTTCTAACTATTTTTCATTGACAAAATGTGTATTTGAAATTAGAATTGTTTTGATCATTGGAAATATTGGATATAATTTTAAAGAGATTGTAGTTATTGATGTGATTGTTGGTTAAATAGGATTGATCTGAAGAATGATAGTTTATTCTGGAGTGGTTAGGTGGCTTGTTATCTTATAAAAAAGAATAGTTTTGATACACATTCACTTGATCACTGAACTGATTTAAGATATATACTAGGGTTTTTAGCTCACCAAAAATCTAAGAAAACAGAAATCTACACACATGTAATAACAAAAAATTATGACATAAGATAGCAGGTTCGATTAAATTGGTGAATACAGGTGAGTTTTATGGCTACAAACCATAACAATTTTCTATATGTTTTACAAAACAAGGCATGCACAAACTACTACATACCATTAGGAGGAGATATTTTGAAGAAATATATTGTGAAAACAAATCGTTAAGTATAAACATTGCAAACATATAAAGAGGGTCTAAACAAAGGCAACTAAAGATTTTAGAGTATAATATTTATTCAAAATTATTGGAATTTTATCCAAGAAAAAAGTTGCAATTATCTTTGATATTACTATGTTTAAAAACAGGTAAACAGGATGACATAATAATGAATATTACACCTCAACATGCTAAATATTTCGCAAACGAATTGACTCGAAAAAGATCTTCGAATGATTTGGGAAAACTTACAGCATCATTGCAAGATGCTCAAGTTGATTTGAATCCACATCAAGTTGATGCAGCTCTTTTTGCTTTTAAATCACCTCTTTCAAAAGGTGCTCTTTTAGCAGATGAAGTTGGACTTGGCAAAACTATAGAAGCTGGCATAATCCTTTCCCAAAAATGGGCAGAACGAAAAAGGAAAATACTAATTATCTGTCCAGCAAACTTAAGAAAGCAATGGAATCAAGAATTATTAGAGAAATTTTATCTTCCATCGATGATTCTTGAAGCAAAGTCATTTAATGAAGATTTAAAGAGAAATAAATTTAATCCTTTTGAAAAAGAAGAAATTATACTCGTTTCATTTCAATTTGTCAGATCTAAAGAAGAGTTTGTCAAAAGAATAAACTGGGATTTAGTAGTAATTGATGAGGCCCACAGGCTAAGAAATGTTTATAAATCCTCAAATAAAATAGCTAATTCCATCAAAAATTCTTTAAGAAATTCTCCTAAAATTCTTTTAACAGCAACTCCACTTCAAAATTCTATTTTGGAGCTATATGGTTTGATCAGCATAATTGATGATTTTGCATTTGGAGATATAAAAAGTTTTAAAGATCAATTCAGTAAAATTACTAACGATCAGATTTTCGTTGAATTAAAAAAAAGATTAGAACCGATTTGTAAAAGGACATTGAGAAGACAAGTATTAGAATATATCAATTATACGAATAGAATAGCAATAGTAGAAGAATTTTACCCTTATGATGACGAGATTGCCTTATATGATCTAGTGTCTGAGTATCTAGCAACCCCAAAACTGTATGCTTTACCTAATAGTCAGAGGCAATTGATGACTTTGATTTTAAGAAAGCTATTAGCATCTTCTACTTTTGCAATATCAGGAACACTGGAAGCTATCGAAGTCAGATTAGAGAAACTTTTAAATGATGAGCAATTCAATA
This region of Candidatus Delongbacteria bacterium genomic DNA includes:
- a CDS encoding dihydrolipoamide dehydrogenase, translated to MQIEGTSYDLAKTVHAHPSVSEIFMEARFEAVDHDIHK
- a CDS encoding DUF2442 domain-containing protein yields the protein MLKVLKVYAEDDYTLLVELSDGRTGRFDVKPYLNKGVFVELKNIDYFKQVKPLFCGITWPNEQDLSADTIACELIDKR